A single region of the Paraburkholderia sprentiae WSM5005 genome encodes:
- a CDS encoding branched-chain amino acid ABC transporter permease codes for MDIFIQQVLNGLVLGSVYAIIALGYTMVYGILGIINFAHGDVLMVGAMVALSAIGVLQNHFPGLGNVLTLVIALIIAAAVCAVVGYTIERVAYRPLRRAPRLAPLITAIGVSILLQTLAMMIWSRNPLPFPQLLPTDPINVIKATDTTPGAVISMTEIVIIVVAFLVMGGLLLLVHKTRLGRAMRAIAENPNVASLMGVSPNFVISATFMIGSALAALAGVMIASEYGNAHFYMGFIPGLKAFTAAVLGGIGNLGGAMVGGVLLGLIEQLGAGYIGNLTGGVFGSNYQDVFAFIVLIVVLVFRPSGLLGERVADRA; via the coding sequence ATGGATATCTTCATCCAGCAGGTCCTCAATGGACTGGTGCTTGGCAGTGTCTACGCCATCATCGCACTGGGCTATACGATGGTTTACGGCATTCTGGGCATCATCAACTTCGCTCACGGCGACGTGTTGATGGTGGGCGCGATGGTTGCGCTCTCCGCCATAGGTGTGCTGCAGAACCACTTCCCCGGCCTCGGCAATGTACTGACGCTCGTGATCGCGTTGATCATCGCAGCGGCGGTCTGCGCGGTGGTCGGCTACACGATCGAGCGGGTCGCCTACCGGCCGTTGCGGCGCGCACCGCGTCTCGCGCCGTTGATCACCGCGATCGGTGTGTCGATTCTGCTGCAGACGCTCGCGATGATGATCTGGTCGCGCAATCCGCTGCCGTTTCCGCAGTTGCTGCCCACCGACCCGATCAACGTGATCAAGGCCACCGACACGACGCCCGGCGCCGTGATCTCGATGACCGAAATCGTGATCATCGTGGTGGCGTTCCTCGTGATGGGCGGCCTGCTCCTGCTCGTGCACAAGACCAGGCTCGGCCGGGCCATGCGCGCGATCGCCGAAAACCCGAACGTCGCGAGCCTGATGGGTGTGAGCCCGAACTTCGTGATTTCGGCGACCTTCATGATCGGCTCGGCGCTGGCTGCGCTCGCCGGCGTGATGATCGCGTCCGAATACGGCAACGCGCACTTCTACATGGGCTTCATCCCTGGCCTGAAGGCCTTTACCGCGGCGGTGCTGGGCGGTATCGGCAATCTCGGCGGCGCGATGGTCGGCGGTGTGCTCCTCGGCCTGATCGAGCAGTTGGGCGCCGGCTATATCGGCAACCTCACGGGCGGCGTGTTCGGTAGTAACTACCAGGACGTGTTCGCGTTCATCGTGCTGATCGTCGTGCTCGTGTTCCGTCCGTCGGGTCTGCTCGGCGAACGTGTCGCGGATCGCGCCTGA
- a CDS encoding ABC transporter ATP-binding protein, whose protein sequence is MSDNVSNNAAIRLSVKGVNKRFGGLQALSEVGLQIRAGEIYGLIGPNGAGKTTFFNVITGLYTPDSGEFKLDGENYTPTAVYQVAKAGIARTFQNIRLFGGMTALENVMVGRHVRTKHGLLGAVFQTPAERQEEREIKERALELLDYVGITQYADYTSRNLSYGHQRRLEIARALATDPKLLALDEPAAGMNATEKVELTKLLDKIRADGKTILLIEHDVKLVMGLCNQMTVLDYGKVIAQGLPQDVQKDAKVIEAYLGAGVH, encoded by the coding sequence ATGAGCGATAACGTAAGCAACAACGCGGCGATCCGTCTGTCGGTGAAGGGCGTCAACAAGCGCTTCGGCGGCCTGCAAGCGCTTTCCGAGGTCGGACTGCAGATCCGCGCGGGCGAGATCTACGGTCTGATCGGCCCCAACGGTGCCGGCAAGACAACCTTCTTCAACGTGATCACGGGTCTGTACACGCCTGATTCGGGCGAGTTCAAGCTCGATGGCGAAAACTACACGCCGACCGCGGTCTATCAGGTCGCGAAGGCGGGCATTGCGCGCACGTTCCAGAACATCCGTCTGTTCGGCGGCATGACCGCGCTCGAAAACGTGATGGTCGGCCGTCACGTCCGCACCAAACACGGTCTGCTCGGTGCGGTGTTCCAGACCCCGGCCGAGCGTCAGGAGGAGCGCGAGATCAAGGAACGCGCGCTCGAACTGCTCGACTACGTCGGCATCACGCAGTACGCGGACTATACGTCGCGCAACCTGTCGTATGGCCACCAGCGCCGTCTGGAAATCGCGCGTGCGCTGGCGACGGATCCGAAGCTGCTCGCGCTCGACGAACCCGCGGCCGGCATGAACGCCACCGAGAAGGTCGAGCTGACCAAGCTGCTCGACAAGATCCGCGCGGACGGCAAGACGATTCTGCTGATCGAACACGACGTGAAGCTCGTGATGGGCCTGTGCAACCAGATGACGGTGCTCGACTACGGCAAGGTGATTGCGCAGGGTCTGCCGCAGGACGTGCAGAAGGATGCGAAGGTGATCGAAGCTTATCTGGGTGCGGGGGTCCACTGA
- a CDS encoding GNAT family acetyltransferase, with translation MTTNTTLSIRRFDASDTDAVIALWQAVFPEYHDVTRPQRNPRLSIANKLATQPELFFLALLDGRIVGTVMGGYDGHRGWLYSLAVDASLRRHGIGTRLVAHVESELTRRGCPKLNLQVLSSATPEVRAFYDALGYRADAVISLGKRLGEYADAAPAG, from the coding sequence ATGACGACGAACACGACGCTGTCGATCCGCCGCTTCGACGCGAGCGATACCGACGCGGTGATCGCTCTATGGCAGGCGGTGTTTCCCGAGTATCACGACGTGACGAGACCGCAGCGCAATCCGCGTCTGTCGATCGCGAACAAGCTCGCGACGCAACCGGAGCTGTTCTTCCTCGCGCTGCTCGATGGGCGAATCGTCGGCACCGTGATGGGCGGCTATGACGGACACCGCGGCTGGCTGTATTCGCTCGCGGTCGATGCATCGCTGCGACGTCATGGCATCGGCACGCGACTCGTCGCGCACGTCGAGAGCGAGTTGACCCGGCGTGGTTGTCCGAAGCTGAATCTGCAGGTGCTATCGTCAGCGACGCCTGAAGTGCGCGCGTTCTACGATGCGCTCGGCTATCGCGCCGATGCGGTGATCAGCCTCGGCAAGCGGCTCGGCGAATACGCGGACGCGGCCCCGGCGGGTTGA
- a CDS encoding acetylornithine transaminase, which yields MNFNEYPIDSLMYITNRPEIVFTHGKGSWIYDSNGKRYLDFIQGWAVNSLGHCNDGMIEALNQQAGLLINPSPAFYNEPMAKLAGLLTRHSCFDKVFFANSGAEANEGAIKLARKWGRKFKDGAFEIITFDHSFHGRTLATMSASGKPGWDTIYAPQVPGFPKADLNDIASVERLINAKTVAVMLEPIQGEGGVIPATREFMQQLRELTKKHNILLIVDEVQSGCGRAGTLFAYQLSGIEPDIMTLGKGIGGGVPLAALLSKAEIAVFEAGDQGGTYNGNPLMTAVGYSVISQLTAPGFLEGVRSRGDYLRTKLLELSEERGFKGERGEGLLRALLLGKDIGNQIVEKARDMQPDGVLLNAARPNLLRFMPALNVTTAEIDQMLAMLRSVLDSL from the coding sequence ATGAATTTCAATGAGTATCCAATCGATTCGCTGATGTACATCACGAACCGGCCCGAAATCGTTTTCACGCATGGCAAAGGCTCGTGGATCTACGACAGCAACGGCAAGCGCTACCTGGATTTCATTCAGGGCTGGGCGGTCAACAGCCTCGGCCACTGCAACGACGGCATGATTGAAGCGCTGAACCAGCAGGCCGGGCTGCTGATCAACCCGTCGCCGGCGTTCTATAACGAGCCGATGGCGAAGCTCGCGGGTCTGCTCACGCGACACAGCTGCTTCGACAAGGTGTTCTTCGCGAACAGCGGCGCCGAGGCGAACGAAGGCGCGATCAAGCTCGCGCGCAAATGGGGCAGGAAGTTCAAGGACGGCGCGTTCGAGATCATCACGTTCGACCACAGCTTCCACGGCCGCACGCTCGCGACGATGTCGGCCAGCGGCAAGCCGGGCTGGGACACGATCTACGCGCCGCAAGTGCCGGGCTTCCCGAAGGCGGACCTGAACGACATCGCGTCGGTGGAAAGGCTGATCAACGCGAAGACCGTCGCGGTGATGCTCGAGCCGATCCAGGGCGAAGGCGGCGTGATCCCCGCGACCCGCGAGTTCATGCAGCAACTGCGCGAGCTGACGAAAAAACACAACATTCTGCTGATCGTCGATGAAGTGCAAAGCGGCTGCGGGCGCGCCGGCACGCTGTTCGCGTATCAGCTGTCGGGCATCGAGCCGGACATCATGACCCTCGGCAAGGGCATTGGCGGCGGCGTGCCGCTCGCGGCGCTGCTGTCGAAAGCCGAAATCGCGGTGTTCGAAGCGGGCGACCAGGGCGGCACCTACAACGGCAATCCGCTGATGACCGCGGTCGGCTATTCGGTGATCTCGCAGCTGACGGCACCAGGCTTTCTCGAAGGTGTGCGCTCGCGCGGCGACTATCTGCGCACGAAGCTGCTCGAGCTGTCCGAGGAACGCGGCTTCAAGGGCGAGCGCGGCGAGGGTCTGCTGCGCGCACTGCTGCTCGGCAAGGACATCGGCAACCAGATCGTCGAGAAGGCGCGCGACATGCAACCCGACGGCGTGCTGTTGAACGCCGCGCGTCCGAATCTGCTGCGCTTCATGCCGGCGCTCAACGTGACGACCGCGGAGATCGACCAGATGCTGGCGATGCTGCGCTCGGTTCTCGACTCGCTGTAA
- a CDS encoding ABC transporter ATP-binding protein, translated as MLKIKGLQVNYGGIQAVKGVDLEVGQGELVTLIGANGAGKTTTMKAITGLKAYAAGDIEYMGQSIKGLPAHELLKRGLAMVPEGRGIFARMSIVENMQMGAYLRNDDDGIKADVERMFGFFPRLKERASQYAGTLSGGEQQMLAMARAIISRPKLLLLDEPSMGLSPIMVEKIFEVVRLISSEGMTVLLVEQNARLALQAANRGYVMDSGLITMSGDAKQMLDDPKVRAAYLGE; from the coding sequence ATGTTGAAAATCAAGGGCCTGCAGGTCAACTACGGCGGCATCCAGGCGGTCAAGGGTGTTGACCTCGAGGTTGGCCAAGGCGAACTCGTCACGCTGATCGGCGCGAACGGTGCGGGCAAGACCACGACGATGAAGGCGATCACGGGCCTGAAGGCGTATGCGGCCGGCGACATCGAGTACATGGGTCAGTCGATCAAGGGACTGCCGGCGCACGAGCTGCTCAAGCGCGGTCTCGCCATGGTGCCGGAAGGGCGCGGCATTTTCGCGCGCATGTCGATCGTCGAGAACATGCAGATGGGCGCGTATCTGCGCAACGACGACGATGGCATCAAGGCGGACGTCGAGCGCATGTTCGGGTTCTTCCCGCGTCTGAAGGAGCGCGCATCGCAATACGCGGGCACGCTGTCGGGCGGCGAGCAGCAGATGCTCGCGATGGCGCGCGCGATCATCTCCCGTCCGAAGCTGTTGCTGCTCGACGAACCGTCGATGGGTCTGTCGCCCATCATGGTCGAGAAGATCTTCGAAGTGGTGCGCCTGATTTCCTCCGAAGGCATGACCGTGCTGCTCGTCGAGCAGAACGCACGGCTCGCGCTGCAGGCGGCGAATCGCGGCTACGTGATGGACTCCGGTCTGATCACGATGTCGGGCGACGCGAAGCAGATGCTCGACGATCCGAAGGTTCGAGCCGCGTATTTGGGTGAATAA
- a CDS encoding pseudouridine synthase produces MNLESILFTQGFGSRRQCRALIGDGRVSIDGAIRTDADADFAIASGGLRFSVDGVEWPYREHAYLLLNKPAGYECSRDPQHHPSVFGLLPPQFAERGVQCVGRLDQDTTGLLLLSDDGKFVHQFTSPKRKVPKRYVATTRHPLDDAQLAALRDGVLLHGETTPSAALDAEARDTHTLALTVLEGKYHQVKRMIAASGNRCEALHRERVGGLVLPATLAPGAWQWLDETDLAALRAG; encoded by the coding sequence ATGAATCTCGAAAGCATTCTCTTTACTCAAGGTTTCGGTTCGCGTCGCCAATGCCGCGCGTTGATCGGCGACGGCCGCGTCAGCATCGACGGCGCTATCCGCACCGATGCCGACGCCGATTTCGCCATTGCGAGCGGTGGGTTGCGCTTTAGCGTCGACGGCGTCGAATGGCCGTATCGCGAGCACGCGTATCTGCTGCTGAACAAGCCTGCCGGTTACGAATGTTCGCGCGATCCGCAGCATCATCCGAGCGTGTTCGGCCTGCTGCCGCCGCAATTCGCCGAGCGCGGCGTGCAGTGCGTCGGCCGCCTCGATCAGGACACCACGGGTCTCTTGCTGCTCTCCGACGACGGCAAGTTCGTGCATCAGTTCACGTCGCCGAAACGCAAGGTGCCGAAGCGCTACGTCGCGACCACGCGCCACCCGCTCGACGACGCGCAGCTCGCGGCGCTGCGCGACGGCGTGCTGCTGCACGGCGAGACCACGCCGAGCGCCGCGCTCGACGCCGAGGCGCGCGACACTCACACGCTCGCGCTCACCGTGCTCGAAGGCAAATACCACCAGGTCAAGCGGATGATCGCGGCCTCGGGCAACCGCTGCGAGGCGCTGCATCGCGAGCGGGTCGGCGGGCTCGTACTGCCCGCGACACTCGCGCCCGGCGCTTGGCAATGGCTCGACGAAACGGACCTCGCCGCACTGCGGGCCGGGTAA
- a CDS encoding GYD domain-containing protein — MATYVVLLQFTDQGIRTIKNSAERAGQAAEMAKSFGCEMKQIYWTLGAYDVVSVVEAADEQSFLAFGFALGSAGNIRSQTLRAFTKDEITSVIGRLP, encoded by the coding sequence ATGGCGACTTATGTGGTGCTCCTGCAATTTACGGATCAGGGTATCCGCACGATCAAGAACAGTGCAGAGCGAGCCGGGCAGGCGGCGGAAATGGCGAAATCTTTTGGCTGCGAAATGAAGCAGATCTACTGGACGTTAGGGGCATACGACGTTGTCTCGGTCGTCGAGGCGGCAGACGAGCAGAGCTTCCTCGCCTTCGGCTTCGCACTCGGCTCGGCCGGCAATATCCGCTCGCAAACGCTGCGTGCGTTCACAAAAGACGAAATCACTTCGGTTATCGGGCGACTCCCTTAA
- a CDS encoding MFS transporter: MSATSSSSPSSSSNTQSLPRAFQRLAWSNLCAQSAEQISLAAAPLVAVFALAANARDTGLLQAAQTLPFLLLSMPLGVWADRRSRRMLMTLAESVRVCAMLCVLLLVLTHALNLPLLAVLGLVAATGTVAYNVAAPSLVPSLVPREAYANANGRLELARSVAYSAGPALGGVLVGWIGAGWAYGGAAVLSACAVALLAGLREPPRAATPRRHFMLELRDGTRFVLRDPLLLPMLLTAVFFNLGFFILQAVYVPYAVHRLGLDASAVGVTLGAYGVGMVCGALAAPTVARRLAFGRLLIVGPSCGLLASLVMVATLVVPSFWLALASFFLLGAGPILWVVGSTTLRQAITPQRMIGRVSALISTATYGARPVGALLGAALSARWSIDVCLVAAAFAFVVQALIIVMSPAARLVGIPEQSAAAC, encoded by the coding sequence ATGTCCGCCACGTCTTCCTCTTCGCCGTCTTCATCTTCCAACACGCAAAGTCTGCCCCGCGCGTTCCAGCGTCTCGCCTGGTCGAACCTGTGCGCACAGTCGGCCGAGCAGATCAGCCTCGCCGCCGCGCCGCTCGTCGCCGTGTTCGCGCTCGCTGCCAACGCGCGCGACACCGGTCTGCTGCAAGCCGCGCAGACGCTGCCATTCCTGTTGCTGTCGATGCCGCTCGGCGTATGGGCGGACCGCCGCTCGCGCCGCATGCTGATGACGCTGGCCGAAAGCGTGCGCGTCTGCGCGATGCTGTGCGTGCTGCTGCTGGTGCTCACGCATGCGCTGAATCTGCCGCTGCTCGCGGTGCTCGGCCTTGTCGCCGCGACGGGCACGGTCGCCTACAACGTCGCGGCGCCATCGCTGGTGCCGTCGCTGGTGCCGCGCGAAGCCTATGCGAACGCGAACGGCCGGCTCGAACTCGCGCGCAGCGTCGCGTATTCGGCCGGGCCGGCGCTGGGCGGCGTGCTGGTCGGCTGGATCGGCGCGGGCTGGGCGTATGGCGGCGCGGCGGTGTTGTCGGCGTGCGCGGTCGCGTTGCTCGCGGGATTGCGCGAGCCGCCGCGCGCGGCCACGCCGCGGCGGCATTTCATGTTGGAGTTGCGCGACGGCACGCGCTTCGTGTTGCGCGATCCGCTGTTGCTACCGATGCTGCTCACCGCCGTGTTCTTCAATCTTGGCTTTTTCATCCTGCAGGCGGTCTATGTGCCGTATGCGGTGCATCGACTGGGGCTCGATGCATCGGCGGTCGGCGTGACGCTCGGCGCGTACGGCGTCGGCATGGTCTGCGGCGCGCTCGCCGCGCCAACGGTCGCGCGGCGTCTCGCGTTCGGCCGTCTGCTGATCGTCGGACCGTCGTGCGGCCTGCTGGCATCGCTCGTGATGGTCGCGACGCTCGTCGTCCCATCGTTCTGGCTCGCGCTCGCGAGCTTCTTCCTGCTCGGCGCGGGACCGATCCTGTGGGTCGTCGGCTCGACCACGCTGCGCCAGGCGATCACGCCGCAACGGATGATCGGCCGCGTGTCCGCGCTGATCAGCACCGCCACCTACGGCGCGCGGCCGGTGGGCGCGCTGCTCGGCGCCGCGCTCAGCGCACGCTGGAGCATCGACGTGTGTCTGGTCGCGGCGGCATTCGCGTTTGTCGTGCAGGCGCTGATTATCGTGATGTCGCCGGCGGCGCGGCTCGTGGGCATTCCCGAGCAGAGCGCGGCGGCGTGCTGA
- a CDS encoding ABC transporter permease subunit: MTSIQPIEPSTTLIPEKNLTKTLTIGILTAIFVIAAPMVIGAAGGNYWVRVLDFAMLYVMLALGLNVVVGFAGLLDLGYIAFYAIGAYTAALLSSPHLSTQFEWIAHLAPNGLHMPIWIIVPVAMALAATFGILLGAPTLRLRGDYLAIVTLGFGEIVRIFMNNLDRPVNITNGPKGITGIDPVHVGGFSLAQTHTLFGMQFPSVYLYYYLFVLCALFVIWTCTRLQHSRIGRAWAAIREDEIAAKAMGINTRNVKLLAFAMGASFGGLSGAMFGSFQGFVSPESFTFWESVVVLACVVLGGMGHIPGVILGAVLLAVFPEFLRSTMGPLQDMIFGHEIVDTEVIRQLLYGLAMVVIMLYRSEGLWPAPKHEDKIAKLAKRGGKKPVRA, translated from the coding sequence ATGACCTCAATTCAACCGATCGAGCCGTCCACGACGCTCATCCCCGAAAAGAACCTCACGAAGACGCTGACCATCGGCATCCTCACGGCGATCTTCGTGATCGCCGCGCCGATGGTGATCGGTGCGGCAGGCGGCAACTATTGGGTCCGCGTGCTCGACTTCGCGATGCTGTACGTGATGCTCGCGCTGGGCCTGAACGTGGTGGTGGGCTTTGCCGGCCTGCTGGACTTGGGCTACATCGCGTTCTACGCGATCGGCGCCTACACGGCCGCGTTGCTGAGCTCGCCGCACCTGAGCACGCAGTTCGAGTGGATCGCGCATCTCGCGCCCAACGGCCTGCACATGCCGATCTGGATCATCGTGCCGGTCGCGATGGCGCTCGCCGCAACGTTCGGGATTCTGCTCGGTGCGCCGACGCTGCGTCTGCGTGGCGACTACCTCGCGATCGTGACCCTCGGCTTCGGGGAAATCGTGCGGATCTTCATGAACAATCTCGACCGTCCGGTGAACATCACCAATGGTCCGAAGGGGATCACGGGTATCGACCCGGTGCATGTCGGCGGCTTCAGCCTCGCGCAGACGCACACCCTGTTCGGCATGCAGTTCCCGTCGGTGTACCTGTACTACTACCTGTTCGTGCTGTGCGCGCTGTTCGTGATCTGGACGTGTACGCGTTTGCAGCATTCGCGTATCGGCCGTGCGTGGGCCGCGATCCGCGAAGACGAAATCGCCGCCAAGGCGATGGGCATCAATACCCGTAACGTCAAGCTGCTCGCGTTCGCGATGGGCGCGTCGTTCGGCGGCCTCTCGGGCGCGATGTTCGGCTCGTTCCAAGGCTTCGTCTCGCCGGAATCGTTCACGTTCTGGGAGTCGGTCGTGGTGCTCGCCTGCGTGGTGCTGGGCGGCATGGGCCACATTCCGGGCGTGATCCTCGGCGCAGTGCTGCTCGCGGTGTTCCCCGAGTTCCTGCGCTCCACGATGGGTCCGCTGCAAGACATGATCTTCGGCCATGAAATCGTCGATACGGAAGTGATCCGTCAGTTGCTGTACGGTCTCGCGATGGTCGTGATCATGCTGTATCGCTCGGAAGGCCTGTGGCCCGCGCCGAAGCACGAAGACAAGATCGCGAAGCTGGCGAAGCGCGGCGGCAAGAAGCCGGTGCGCGCATAA
- a CDS encoding CDP-6-deoxy-delta-3,4-glucoseen reductase encodes MAFNVTLRLSGRQFQVEQDEPVLSAALRQGIGLPYGCKNGACGSCKGTVVSGEVEQRAHSSSALSNDEKTRGMALLCCATACSDLEVDVREVAGVGDVQVKKLPCRVNAIERKADDVIVVKLQLPANERLQYLAGQYLEFILKDGKRRSYSMANAPHVEGPIELHIRHMPGGAFTDHVFNTMKERDILRFEAPLGTFFLREDADKPIVLLASGTGFAPLKAIVEHAVFKNITRPMTLYWGARRKKDLYLLELAEQWAREIPNFKFVPVLSEPDASDAWTGRTGFVHRAVIEDLPDLSAYQVYACGAPVMVESALRDFTQHHQLPEDEFYADSFTSAADLANAV; translated from the coding sequence ATGGCATTTAACGTCACGCTCCGGCTAAGCGGCCGGCAGTTTCAGGTAGAACAGGACGAACCGGTGCTCTCCGCAGCCCTGCGGCAAGGCATCGGCTTGCCGTACGGCTGCAAGAACGGCGCGTGCGGTTCGTGCAAGGGCACGGTCGTGAGCGGCGAGGTCGAGCAGCGCGCGCACTCGTCGTCGGCGCTGTCGAACGACGAAAAGACACGTGGCATGGCGCTGCTGTGCTGCGCGACCGCGTGCTCCGATCTCGAAGTCGACGTCCGCGAAGTCGCCGGCGTCGGCGACGTGCAGGTCAAGAAGCTGCCGTGCCGTGTGAACGCGATCGAGCGCAAGGCCGACGACGTGATCGTCGTGAAGCTGCAACTGCCGGCCAACGAACGTCTGCAATATCTGGCCGGCCAGTACCTGGAGTTCATCCTGAAGGACGGCAAGCGCCGCAGCTATTCGATGGCGAACGCGCCGCACGTCGAAGGCCCGATCGAGTTGCACATTCGCCACATGCCTGGCGGCGCCTTCACCGATCACGTGTTCAACACGATGAAGGAGCGCGACATCCTCCGCTTCGAAGCGCCGCTCGGCACGTTTTTCCTGCGCGAAGACGCCGACAAGCCGATCGTGCTGCTCGCGTCGGGCACCGGCTTCGCGCCGCTGAAGGCGATCGTCGAGCATGCGGTGTTCAAGAACATCACGCGGCCCATGACGCTCTACTGGGGCGCGCGCCGCAAGAAAGACCTGTATCTGCTCGAACTCGCCGAACAATGGGCGCGCGAGATTCCGAACTTCAAGTTCGTGCCGGTGCTCTCCGAGCCCGATGCGAGCGACGCGTGGACCGGTCGCACGGGCTTCGTGCATCGCGCGGTGATCGAAGATCTGCCCGATCTGTCAGCCTACCAGGTGTATGCGTGCGGCGCGCCGGTGATGGTCGAATCGGCGCTGCGCGACTTCACGCAGCATCACCAGCTGCCGGAAGACGAGTTCTATGCGGACTCGTTCACGAGCGCGGCCGATCTCGCGAACGCGGTCTGA
- a CDS encoding NAD-dependent epimerase/dehydratase family protein — translation MKATRNFRRPRVLIVGCGDVGMRCVPLLRPRAHVFALTSHAERCDELRAAGVTPVIGDLDARRSLERLARLAPTVLHLAPPQKSGDDDRRTRALLATLAAAGRIGGRAARSPVAPIARLRRARASGLDAETPNIVPDGVRRTGASRAPVRIVYASTTGVYGDCGGAWIDETRATRPANARAKRRLSAERQLRRATARGSVTARIARIPGIYARNRLPLARLEKGTPALVDADDVYTNHIHADDLAAILVRLATHGRPGRAVHASDDSSLKMGQYFDAVADAFGLARAPRITRAQAEQQIDPMLLSFMRESRRLVNRRLKEELRMRLRYPSVDDFLRETVSRSG, via the coding sequence ATGAAAGCGACACGAAACTTCCGCCGGCCGCGCGTGCTGATCGTAGGATGCGGCGACGTCGGCATGCGCTGCGTGCCTCTGTTGCGGCCGCGCGCGCACGTCTTCGCGTTGACGAGCCATGCCGAGCGCTGCGACGAGTTGCGCGCCGCGGGTGTGACGCCGGTCATCGGCGATCTCGACGCGCGCCGCAGCCTCGAACGGCTCGCGCGCCTCGCGCCGACGGTGCTGCATCTCGCGCCGCCACAGAAGTCCGGTGACGACGATCGACGCACCCGCGCGCTGCTGGCGACGCTAGCAGCCGCTGGCCGTATCGGCGGCCGCGCGGCAAGGTCGCCCGTCGCGCCCATCGCGCGGTTGCGCCGCGCGCGCGCTTCAGGTCTGGACGCTGAAACGCCCAATATTGTACCCGACGGGGTGCGCCGGACCGGCGCTTCGCGCGCACCGGTGCGCATCGTTTACGCAAGCACGACGGGCGTCTATGGCGATTGCGGCGGCGCGTGGATCGACGAAACGCGCGCGACCCGTCCCGCGAATGCGCGCGCCAAACGTCGGCTGTCGGCCGAGCGGCAGTTACGACGCGCGACCGCGCGCGGCAGCGTCACCGCGCGCATCGCGCGGATTCCGGGCATCTATGCGCGCAACCGGCTGCCGCTCGCGCGGCTCGAAAAAGGCACACCGGCGCTCGTCGATGCCGACGACGTCTACACGAATCACATCCACGCCGACGACCTCGCCGCGATCCTCGTGCGTCTCGCCACGCATGGGCGGCCCGGGCGCGCAGTGCACGCGTCCGACGATTCGTCGCTGAAGATGGGGCAGTATTTCGACGCGGTCGCCGACGCGTTCGGGCTCGCGCGTGCGCCGCGCATCACGCGCGCGCAGGCGGAGCAGCAGATCGATCCGATGCTGCTGTCGTTCATGCGCGAGTCGCGCCGGCTCGTGAACCGGCGTCTGAAGGAAGAGTTGCGGATGCGTCTGCGCTATCCGAGCGTCGACGACTTTTTGCGCGAAACGGTGAGCAGGAGCGGCTAG